TTTGTTTCCTGTGTTGGACTCCAAATTTCCGACATTTAAGTTGTAACAGTAAAGATGAACGTTTAAACATGAGATCGGTTTGCAACAAAAAATCTGGCACAAGAACCcgaacttttaaatcacaaacttaacTCGCTCGggatctcaaaaaaaaaaaaaacataagcgAAAACAATGGTTCAATCTTTTATACACACAACTCTAattacacacatacacatagtCCAGAACAGATAggaaattttcaagaaatgaaTCATATAGACACTCTTATTTGGATTGAGATACCACCAGAGTAGCTTCCCAGTTGCATCAAAGTCTTTCTCCAAGGAAAGAGGGGCATATATAGCATATATTCATCAACCAGGTAACAGGAAAGTATTATCAATAAAAGATATTTCAGTCCGAAAACAAACTAAGAATATCTCTGTGATGAAAGAATTAATAGAATTAATGCTTGACCTGTATATTGATCTTTTCTATTCATGGAACTGTTCACGGTTATGCTCCGAAAGTACATCTAAAGCCCGAAAACTACAAGTACCTGGAAACATGGACGGCTTGAGAGACAATCACTCTGTTGACGGGAGAGAGCGTAGAGCTTCCCATGCAGCTCCACAAGCAGGGGTTGGATGCTCCCCGTTCCAAGTAATTTCCCAAAATATGATTTCCGCCTCCAATTTTGATCTTCGAATTGGGATCCAAAGTCAGATTGGTCTCAAGTCCATAAACTTCCTTACTGAGAAATGGTCCAAATGGATTGGCACGTGGAGAGAAAAAGTGGCGTTTCTTGCCATCGGCAAAAAGAATTTGAGATCCAAGTACGCCACAACCCAGGCATAGAATTCACGTAGTGCAATTGACTATTGCCTTTAGTGCAACTAGGGCATTTTCTCGGATTCTTcttggctttggagcaagtcCAACATTTGGAGCACGATTGCGAACATTAAGGCAGGAATATGTTGTCGAATACAAATCACTCGATTTGATGGCTTAGGCAACGTAAGAAAAGACTTCGCCCTTCCACTCCATGAAACATATATACAAGGACTTGTCGTCCATATTCGACTTTCTTTGTACAGCAGCATCTTCCGTTCCTTTCTTCCGCACGATCATCCCGCCACTGCTGTCGCCTTCCTCCCCATTGCCCATGCCGCCGCCATTCTCTCCCTTGTACTTGCCGCCGCGCAGTCTGTTCATCTTGCTAATTGCCATTCCCAAAAACCCTAACTAGGTAGGTTTTCCGAGGATTTTATtaggttttctttcttttcgccAGGGAGCCTAGAGCCCATTGGTCTAAACTATATATTAACACAGTTTAGCGACCTTCTTGATTTAGATTTaggtaatttttattttgatgctCATCCTTCTTGTTCAGTTAGTTTCATCTATGAGGATTGATTTTGGATGTTCCGGTGTAGGTTTATTATTTAGTAGGTTTGTTATGGGCTCTTGCTTTGAGCCCCgtttttcgacaaaaaaaacaaactttatTGGATTAATAGTTTCCGTGGTGATAAGGTAGTTGGAAGATTGCtcttgtggtaaaaaaaaaaaaaaaaaaaaaaggatttaagCCCTGTTGTGAAGTATGTTAGGATTTATTAGactcaaaattgaaatttttgttaATTCTCTGTTAATTGTTAGCACATGAGACTCACATACTAATAATTAACCGAGAGTTGatggaattttcaattttgcGCTTTAATCCTTATAGAATTCACCACAaggcttaaatcctaatttttttaccacaagcttaaatcctaattttttacCACGGGTAATAATCgaattaattttctttgtcaTCCAAAAAAAGGCGAAAAAACAATTTAGTCTTCTACCACATAATAAATTCAAGGGTAGTAAAGTAATTTTGCACACCTAAATTTTACAGTTTTTTTAATGCCTCACCTACAGATAATGCTAACATATATCTAAAtctaattttaaaaatacaaaataaaaatttctctcCCTACCTACTTCCACGTTCTCTCTCCTTCCCCTTAAAATGAAAATTGTTCACACACAAAATGTATAGACATATGCTATTGTAAATTAAATTGAACGTTAGTCCGACAAACTTGTGCTTAGCCACATCGACAGAGTAGGCTATCTCCAACTATGGGCTATAAGCAAACTTTTAGAGTTTTGGGATATGCCTTGTGAATCcacagtttttgttttgttttgtttttgtttttgtttttatttttattttttatattttatctcCATAGTTATAAATTTTTGAAATGGAATATCGGTCATATATGAATTTCCAATGCAATTACTTGCACCCCATATCATTTGTTTGTTGCCACGTTTGTGAATAAATTCTCCAAACTAAGGGTTTTCTAACTTATATTTTTGTGGGCCACTTTGTATCAAGTTTAGATTTAAgtgatattaaattttaaatttgaataTCGCGAATTGTCAATTCAATACCAACTTATTCCCCCAACTCTTAATGTAGATATATCGTTgtataaaaaaactaatatttttgtGGACATATTCTTTCGTTTCCTTGAATGTAATTTTATCCTCACACTAAATAAGATACAAATTTTGAATAGCTCCAGAATTGTTTATAACTTTAGCTATTAACGGATACACAATGTATTATCATTTGAAGTACAACTGGACAAGTGCATATAGACAGTGCATTTCATATCAACTCACTCGTGCCTTCGGTCTACAAACTATAAAGTAACTAGACTACAAAGAAAGACGCAGCTGCGTGAATGTAATGTAACGCTTCAAAGAACATAATGTCACAAAGCACAATACGTACGCTACGGcaatagctctctctctctctctgcctgtATATAACAACACCTCTTTCATATCATTTCTCACCAAAACTTCCACAAACAACTTAAAACTATGGCTTCAAAGTCCACAGCAACGTTCCTAGCATTGCTCTCTTTAGTGACATTAGTTCTGGCTCTCGGGGCTAATGCCGGTGGAATCGCAATATATTGGGGTCAGAATGGTAATGAAGGCACATTAGCAGAAACATGTGCTTCAGGGAATTACCAATTTGTAAACGTAGCTTTTCTCACCACCTTCGGCAACGGCCAAACGCCTGCAATCAACCTAGCCGGTCACTGTGACCCAACGACAGAAGAATGCACCAAATTGAGCCCAGAAATCAAGTCATGCCAAGCCAAGGGGATTAAAGTCATACTCTCCATAGGAGGAGCTTCTGGGAGCTACTCTCTAACTTCAGCTGATGATGCAAGGCAAGTTGCAACTTACCTGTGGAATAATTTCTTGGGAGGGCAATCGTCGTCGAGGCCATTGGGAGCTGCCGTTTTGGATGGAATTGATTTTGACATCGAGGGAGGGACTGACCAACATTGGGATGACCTAGCAAGGTACCTCTCTGGATATAGCAAGAGAGGCAAGAAAGTTTACTTGACTGCTGCCCCACAATGTCCCTTTCCTGATGCTTATGTTGGAAATGCACTTAAGACGGGCCTCTTTGACAATGTTTGGGTTCAGTTCTACAACAACCCTCCCTGCCAGTACGCTTCTGGGGATGTGACCAACCTTGAAGACGCCTGGAAGCAGTGGACTTCAGCCATCCCTGCAGATAAGATTTTCTTGGGATTGCCTGCTGCACCTCAAGCTGCTGGTAGCGGGTTTATTCCTGCTACTGATCTTAGCTCACAAGTTCTTCCGGCTATTAAAAGTTCGGCTAAGTATGGAGGCGTCATGCTTTGGTCCAAGTATTATGATGATCTTGATGGATACAGCTCCTCCATCAAGAATGATGTCTAGAATTTTAAGAACAAAAGGATCCTTCCTTATTACCTTGACTATATCAATATGTATCCTATACCGAGTTTATGTTACGTCAATATAATACAATTAATTTCGAAGCTTTCTATTAATCTTGAGAAAAACATTCTAGAAATTGGATGTTCGAAAACAGCTGATTAAGCTAGAAGTGTCTTAATtattcaataggattttgaaaacgaagaagatggcgaaagagcactgtggtgcctatctacaagaataagggcaacgtacaaaattgcatgaactataggggtattaagctaatgagtcatacaatgaagctctgggagagagtcattgagcatagattgaggcaagagacacgggtttcggacaaccaattcgggttcatgccagggcgctcaaccatggaggcaatctatctcttacgaagattgatggaaagatatacagataggaaaaatgatttacacatggtctttatagatttggaaaaagcgtatgatagggtcccaagagacattctttggaggattttagagaagaaaggagtacgagtaggaTATAtacaagctataaaggatatgtatgaaggagcaatgactgccgtaagaactcatgaaggacaaaccgaaagcttccccataactgtaggattacatcaaggctcatccttaagtccttacctttttgcattggtaatggatgaattaacaggacatattcaagatgatattccttggtgtatgcttttcgcatacgatatagtgttgatagatgaaactcaggaaggggtaaatgcgaagcttaacctttggagagaagtgttggaatctaaaggtctttgcctaagccgatcaaagacagaatatatggagtgcaagttcagtgcaaatggaggccaaaatgagttaggggtgaggatcggagatcaggaaataccaaagagcgatcattttcgctacttaggatctatcttgcaaaagaatggagaattagatggagatctcaaccatagaatacaagctggatggatgaagtggaagagtgcatccggcgtgttgtgtgaccgccgtatgccactgaagctcaagggaaaattttataggacggcaataaggccggcgatgttgtatggcacataatgttgggtggtgaagcatcaacacgtacacaaaatgggtgtagcagagatgaggatgcttcgttggatgtgtgggcacacgagaaaagataagattaggaatgaggatatccgaggtaaagtaggagtagccgaaattgtaggaaaattgagagaaaatcggttacggtggtttggacatgtgcaaaaaaggcctactgacgctctggttaaaagatgcgactacgggacagaggttcagggccgaaggggtagaggaagacctaggaaaactttggaagagactctaagaaaagacttagagtatttggatctaacggaggacatgacacatgaccgagcacaatgacgttctaagattcatatagccgaccccactcagtgaaaaaggctttggtgtatttaacacaatacgttgaaatgaagcaaagcttatttattgatatctccgataagttacaaatatgtacatatacatgagtcaaaataaacaaacaagagggagccttcacaaatgttgcttaggaaaagtctcagcagtcggtagagccccagaaagagaaggcaccggagggggatcattcggagcctcagtactggacagaaccctagaaggaggagacatcggaggttgatcatttggagcttcattacgcggtacagccccagaagacgaaggcaataaatgcctttggaacaaacccacaaactgctgatgatcaagtaaaacctgaccattagattcctttatctggtcaagcttcctcttcatgtttgtagcatagtcatgtgcgagccggtggaactgtttattctcatgcttgagccctctaatctcctatttgagactcatcacttcagctgccaatgattcaacttggcgggttcgagcaaataggcgttgggccatattagacacagaacctgcacactgaacacttagagccagagaatccttaacagccaactcattagaccgtttggaaagtagtctattatctttgggagtgagaaggttcctggccaccaccgcagcagtcatatcattctttatcatgaaatccctaacggtaagaggaccagtaggggataagaaggatggacgccatatgttgtttggagaaggcgtggttgcctcttcaacaaggttcaagtcaaaacgacggtcggaggggccatacattttcaaaggtgttaaagagagaaaaggttggacaaatcaagatcttagaagtgcaagaatggagcttctactggtgaagattcaagtgtagtgcaagaatggagcttctactggtgaagatttaagtgtgctttggaacttaatgccagcctctataaaaatctgcactcgacggagcttcagaaatcgaagaggcgcctgcccagaaatcgaagaggcgtttgctttctcaaaagctgggctgctcaaagaccacgaaggccgatctcagaaatcgaagaggcacctgcttttctcagccttgtcagcacctgtcacatgcacactcagctttgctgaaattacgggcattctgttgaagatttctggtaaagtagaaagcacgtgaatcttattgttcaatcatccactttccacacgcaccatcatctcatgggtaccatagataactttgccaaagatctcttacaaagtttagacacgtgaagcttacagctcccactacatcgctatgaccaggaagggtaaaagaatagcaaagaaacaacactaacaaagtttagacacataaattttgaaggtttagctaccatattattatccacaagggtaaaggaacagcaccactgctggataattggaaagtccttatgtgtcaacctctgtgctccgtggcaaggtagactagcaaatatgcccaacctttactcacattcgagaaaacactcccaacaagattgcttgctccaaaatcgaagaggcaccgtcctccgaatctcgagagccaaactctcaacatgattactttctaaaaaattaaagagacaccgctctccgaatctcgagagccagactctcagcAGGATTGCtctttcaaaaatcgaagaggcaccgttctctgaatctcgagagccagatccccgacaggattgcttgtttgaaaactgaagaggcaccgctttctcaacttcgagagccagatctccttggataaagcttgtctgtaatcttcacacacaacatcagctttccagataccacagaccactttttcaaagtgctctgacacacgtgaagctggcagctcccactaccgtgctatgaccaagcagggtaaaggaatatcattactacttgttgttagagaaactcctatatatgtcgacctctatcctcaacggacaggcagacctgcaaaaatgctcaacccttcctcatatctgagagggcactcccaatgaagcctctcgaaatactcagctttctttccccccgataatccctctgcaaacaagctacaccggagcaagaatatctcatatcatcagggttaaaagcaagagtatcccatatcatgttttttccctgtcttttcctttggccttgttcttacctgcaagacaaggagaaagagagcaatcagtcagcacttggaatcaagcttctagttaggaactgactgcctgaaaccccttatctattacttacctggcattgctctcgagtactcatctttaacatcttatgcttccagaaaagataccacatctgcctgaagaacagatagggaaagtgagaatgatacaaggaaacatgtggagacaagcgtaacagaacacgtaccgatacatccactactttgtcaacatcaaaagtatcccatatcagcatggtcgaacgtactttagatttgatggacttgttttgaccctcaaattcttcagccggccttatactctggaggaaatcagaaaatcctccagcccagttcaagaataagcatgtggaaagttactttttcaa
This region of Malus domestica chromosome 07, GDT2T_hap1 genomic DNA includes:
- the LOC103439822 gene encoding hevamine-A, which produces MASKSTATFLALLSLVTLVLALGANAGGIAIYWGQNGNEGTLAETCASGNYQFVNVAFLTTFGNGQTPAINLAGHCDPTTEECTKLSPEIKSCQAKGIKVILSIGGASGSYSLTSADDARQVATYLWNNFLGGQSSSRPLGAAVLDGIDFDIEGGTDQHWDDLARYLSGYSKRGKKVYLTAAPQCPFPDAYVGNALKTGLFDNVWVQFYNNPPCQYASGDVTNLEDAWKQWTSAIPADKIFLGLPAAPQAAGSGFIPATDLSSQVLPAIKSSAKYGGVMLWSKYYDDLDGYSSSIKNDV